ATAGGGCAGGTGGCCGTCGCGGACGACGGGGCGGGCGTTCCAGGTGTAGAAGAGGCGTCCGTCGGCGAGCTCGATCATCTCGGAGTTGACGTAGCGGTAGTCGGGATTTTCTCCGGGGGCGGCGGCTTTTTCGGGAGTGGCGACGCGGATGCGCGGCCCCCAGGCGGTGGCGGAGGCGGAGGGTTTCTTTCTTATATAAACGGCGGTGTCCTTGACGGGGCCGTCGGCCCAGACGAGGGCAATTTCGCCGTTGGAGAGGCGCTTGGCGCGCCCGTAGCCGCCGCGGGCGAAAAACTCGGTGTTCGCGGTGTCCCAAACGAGCGCGAGCGGGGCGGCGGCGGACGCAGCGGTGTTTTGGGAGGGCATGGCAACCGGCCGGCCGGGCGCGACAGGCGCGCCGAAGTCGGGGAAGCCGTCCGCGGTCCACGTGAACGGTTGCGCGAAGATGGCGCGCGCCCAGCCGTTGGCGCGTTCGCGTTTGGCGTGATAGACATGCCAGAATTGCGTGCCGTCAGGCGAGGTCGTGAACGAGCCGTGGCCGACGCCGAAGGTTTTGTCAGTGGGTGAAAAAACGGGTTTCGGGTGCTTGCGCCACGCGCCGGGGTTGAGGGGGTCGTCGCCGACGAGTTCGAGGAGGCCGAGTTTATAGCTGGGTTGCCAGGAGCCGCTGGCGGAATAGATAAGGAAGGTGCGCCCGCCGTGCTGGAGGATTTGAGGACCTTCGTTGAGGCCGAGGCCGTCGTCGGTTTCGCCGACACGCTCCCAGAGATGGTCGGCGTTGCCGCAGAGGCGGACGCGGTTGCCGGAAACCGTCCACGGGTTGCCCATGGGCGCGGCGTAGAGCCATTGCCCGCCGTTGCCGGAGCCGGCCTCCCAGCCCGACCAGATGAAATAGCGCCTGTCGCGATGCGTGAGGACCGTACCGTCTATGGCCCAGCGATTTTGGGTTTTCTCCGCGACGTTGTCGCCGGTGTAAAGCTCGGCCTTGAAGGTGTAGTCGCCGAGCGGATCGTCGGTGGCGGACTCGAGGACGATCATGCGGTGGCTGGCGTTGTCGCCGTCGGAGGCGGCGGCGTAGATATACCAGCGACCATCGAGGAAATGGAGTTCGGGCGCCCAGATTTGCCGCGAGTGCGGGCCTGACGCCGGGGCGCGCCAGACGACACGGCGTTCGCCGAGCGAGGCGGGCGAGTCGGATTTGCAGATGGCGACGCCGAGGTCGTTTTCCGACTGGCTCCAGTAATACGCGCCACCGTGCCGCGTGATGAACGGGTCCGCGCCGACGGCAATGGGGTTGGTGAACGTGCCTGCCGAGGCGTTTTTGCCGGTGAAGAGCACGTCGGAGATTTCGGCGGCGCCGGTGGCGCCGGAGACGGCGGCGGCGACAAGAATTTCGATTGCGCGCAGCGGCAGGTGGAGGCGGTCGTCATTCGCGCCGCCCCACGACGCCTTGCCGAGGCTGGCGAGGAAAGGCACGGTGATCTCGCTGACCTCGCCGCGCGAGATGGTGTGCTCCTGCTGGTGCCGCTGGCCGGTCGCGTCAACGAGCCGCACGTAGAGGCGCTTCTGGTCGGTTTTGACCTTGAACGTCGCGAGCGTCGCCCCGGGAAGCGCGATTGGGCAGGAGGCGGCGACGAAGCGTTTGCCGCCCTTGGAAAAATCGCCGGTGAGGATGATTTTTTCGCCGTCAACGCGCAAGGAGCCGGTCGTTTTCGGGTCGGGACCGCGGTCGTATTTCCACTCGGAAACGCCTGGGCGGCGCGAGGCGGCGTCGCCGGTGGAAGGGGAAACCGTCGGTTGGCGAACAGGCTGGCGCGCCGCGGCGGCGATGCGCTCGGCGACGGCGGCGGTTTCGTCAGCGGTGGCGGTGGCGAGTTGTTTGTATAAGGCGGGGTCGTAGTCAATGAGGTCGTTGATGCCGCGCAGGTGGCTGACGGGGAGCCAGGGGAGCCAGGCGCGGTGGCGGCCTTTCCCGCGCGGAAGATCCAGCCAGCAGTGTTCCTGCTGCCAGCCGGGGCCGCGCGTGCCGCGGTGGTCGCCGGGGCGGCCCACCATCGCCTTGGTGTTGTGGAGGAGAATTTTGGCGACGTCCATGTAGTGCGGGTTGCCGGTTTCGCGGGAAAGGCGGGCGTAGCTTTCGACGTCCCAGGCCATATAGGTGTCGTCGCCGGTGTGACCGGTGGCGACGAGTTGCATGCCGACGGTGGACTGCCCGATGGACCAGTGGATTTGATCCTGCGTGGCATCGGAGGGCATGGGGATGTTCCAAATGCGCATCCACGTCTCGGCGATGTCGGCGGCAACTTGTGCGCGTTCGAGCCATTTGCTGTCGCGGGTGACAGCGTGGAGCGCGAGGTAGCCTTCGAGGGAAATCGTGGCGGCCTCCTTGTCGATCACGTCGGGGTTGTCGATGGTGCCGCCGGTGAAGCGGGCGCGGGCGTGGCCGCTGTTCCACGCGAACTCGCCGGCGCGGAGGGCGGCGTCGAGATAGGGCTGGTGTCGGGTGATTTTATACAACTGGGCGAAGAAGGGGACGGCGTTGAAGGTGCCGGACGGGGAGCTGTCGAAGAGTTCGCCGGTGGTGGCGTGCCAGGAGCGGGGGAAGCCGCCGGCAGGTTGTTGTTGAGTGAGAAGCCAGTCGCCGAATTTGCGGGTCCAGGCGAGCCATTCGGGGTGGTCGCGCCCGGCTTTTTTCTCGCGGGTGAAGGCGCGCATGAGGGATTTCATGTCGTCGCAGAAACTGCGGAGGTAGATGGGTGTTTTTTCGGTGAGCGGCCTGGCCATGGGGTTTTGGTCGGCGGCGAGGGCGCCGTTGTTTTCGCCACCCAGCACGAAGCCCTCGGCGACGGGCGGGTTGACGGAGAGGCGGAGAAAGGTGGCGACGATTTTTTCGGCGGCCCGCCGCATCGCTTGAGAACGCGGCGCGGCGGGGTCGCGGTCGGCCTCGGCGAGCATCATTTCGGCGGAGCCGAGGGCGTAGCCGGTGAAGCCGAGGACGGATTTTGTGACGGCGGACGCCGGCTTGGGATTGGCCTCGGAGGCGATGACTTGGCGGATGCCGGTGACGCCGTCGTGCTCGACAACGTTTTCCAGAAGCACGTCGGCCATGCAGCCGCGAAGGGTTTCGACGGGCTGCGGGTTGACTTGCGGTTTGAGCGTTTGCCAGGCCCAGCGCCAGTTTTGCGCGACGAGGTCGTTGGTGTCGCGGGCGGTGGAGAGGCGGAAGGTGACTTCGTAGCGGTGGACGAAGCCGTCCTTCAACGGGCTGCAACGGTAGCGCGAGCGCTGGACGGCGGAGAGGTTGAAGCGGTCGCCCTTCGGCCCGTAGGTGAGGGTGCCCTCGGTGCCGGGGAAGGCATAGCCGATGGCGGTGCCGGTGTCGCTTTTTTCCTCGGCGACGATGGAGCCGAAGCGGAAGTCCTCGCTGGCAAGCGGATCGAGCGTGAAGCTGAGGCCGTCGGCGGAGTTGGTGGCGCCGTCGGGGACGTGGTTGAGGACGGCGACGCTGGCGCCGTTGGGCAGGCGCGCGGCGAGGAGCGGCGCGGGCAGGCGGTCCTCGCGTATCCAGACGGTGTAGTTGCCGGGCTTGTAATAATTGGCGGCGCCGAAGGAGTTGTCGCGCAGGTGGTCGGAGTTGCCGTAAATCGCGCCGGGGACGAACCACTCCATTTCCGGCCAGGGTTTCGCGCCGCCGACGCGCATCGCGATGACGCTGTTGAAGCCGCCGGGGGCGTCGCCGCGCACGCGCACCTCGCGGCGGAGTCGGAGGGTGTTGCCCGCGACGGTCCAGCGGTCGGTGAAGGCAAAGGAGACGGCGTCGTGCGGCGGCTGCTTGCCGTTGGAAAAATAGTTGCCGCGCATCACGCCGGTGCCGAGCCATTCGCCGGGGGCGGTTTCGCTCAATTTGTCGTAGCCGCGGCTTAAGGATGATATTCCTTTTTGGGGCGCGCCGTTCCAGAGCGACACGCGCAGCGGTCCGGGCTGGAAGAGGGCGGCGTCGGCGGAGACATTGAGGACGGCGAGGCCGAAGGTGCCGCTTGGATTTTTGGTGGCTTTGACGACGAGCGGGGCATCGGCGGGTGGCGGCGTGGCGGCGGCGCTGGCGGCGGTGAAGACGAGGGCGAGGAGGGTGGCGAGCGGGCGCTTCATGGGTTGATGAACGAGGGCTGCGGTTTTTCACCAGCGCCAGGCGAAGGCGAGGTTCAGGGCGTAGTCCTGGAGGGGACCGGTGAGGGTGGCGGAGAGGTTGGCGGCGGCTTCGAGGCGGGGGTTGAAATTGATGGCGGCTCCGGCGCCGGCGGTGAGGGCGCCGCCGGAGAGATCGTCGGTGACCTCGTGGCGGTCGCGGAGGCGGGTGCGCTCGTCGTCGTAATAGCGGAGGATGGCGGTGGCGCCGCCGCCCTTGATTTCGTGGTCGTAGTCGAGGCGGAGGGAGGGACGGAAGGCCCATTTGCCACGGAGGAGGATGCGGCGGGAGAACTGGACGCCGGCCCCGGCGCGGATGGAGGTGAGGTCGGCAATGTCATAGACGCGGTGGGCGGAGTCGGTGACTTGCTTTTCGACGCTGGTAATGTGGGCGGAGAGGCGTTCGCGTAGGTCAACGAACCAGCCGGATCGGGTCTGGAGGGTGTAGCCGAGCGAGACCGCGGCGCCGGCGCCGGTGGCGCCGATGCGGAACTCGTCAACGCCCTCGACCTGGACGGCGTGGCTGGTTTTGGCACCGCGAAGGATGGTTTCGACGTGGAAGGCCGCGTTGGGCTGCCAGGCGAAGGAGGCGGCGAGGGCGTTGGTCTTGGTGTGCGTCTCGGCGTCGGGGAGGCGGAGCTGGGTTTCGGTGAAGTCGGTGTAGATGCCGTAGGCGAGGGTGGATTTTTTGCGGCGGGCGGAGGCGGCGGAGGGGGTGAGGTTGACACCGGCGGCGAGGACGCGGGTGGTCGCCTCGGCGTCGCGGTAGAGCGGAGCGGTGACGGTGTCGTGGCGGTAGGCGGCGGCGACGAACCAGTCGTTGCCGGGGCGGGGGCGTCCGTTGTTGAGGAGGCGGAGGGAGGCGAGGCGGTCCTGGACGAGGCCGAAGGAGGATTGGGCGGCGATTTGAAGGGCGGCGTTGATGCCGGCGACGGCGGGGACGACGGGCACGAAGCGCTTCTGGCCGAGGAGCCAGTTGTCGCCGTCGCGGGTCACGTCCCAGCCGAAGATGGCGTCGGCGTCGGCGCCGGTGACGCTGACGGCGAGGTCGGCGGTGTTGCCGCCGGACTCGATCAGGACGACCGAGGACGGCGCGGGGCCGTTGACGGGGGAGGAGCCGTCCTCGGAGGTCTCGCTGAGGGAAACGGCAAGGGTGCCGGTGCCGGCGAGGGAATCAGTCAGCTTCAAATAGTCTGACGAGAGGATGACGCCGAGGTTGGAGTTGACAGTGGCGGAAACGAGGAGCGCGCCGTCGAGCGAGAGGGACACGGCGGTCTGGCGGGTGCCGCGCAGGTCGAGCGTGGCGCCGGGGGCGACGAGGAGCGGCGAGGTGGCGGAAAACTGGTTGTTCGCGCCGGCCTTGAGGGTGCCGGCGGCGACGCGGACGGCGCCGGTGTTGCCGAGCGCGGCGGCGAGGGTGAGCACGCCCGCGCCGCGTTTCTCAAAGGCGCCGGCGCCGGTGAGGTTCGGGGTGTGGGTGGCGGAGGTGGCGAGGTTGAGGGCGAGAGTGCCGCCGGCGTCGGCGGTGACGGCGCGGGCCGCGAGGGCGGCGGGGGTGGTTTCCAAGACACCCTCGGCGACGTGGTAGGAGAGCGAGGCGGAGTTGCCGGTGTTGGTGAGGACGAGCGTGCCGGCGCCGGCCTTGGCGAGCGTTTTGCCCGCGCCGGTGATGGAGCCCGTCCACGTGGTGGTGGCGCCGGGGGCGACGGAGAGGACGCCGTTTTCGTCGAGGGCGAGAGGGCGGTTGGAAACAAAGCCGTCGCCGGTGATTTCGAGGGCGGCGCCGGAGCCGGTGAAACGGACCTCGCGGTTGAGCGAGAGGAGGCCGAGCCGGGTGTTGTCATTTATGCGCAAGGTGCCGCTTTGCAGAAGAGTGCGGCCTGCGTAATTATTGGAGCCGGTGAGGGTGGCGGTGCCGCCAGCGCCGGCGTCAACGACGACAAACAGGCCCTGCTGCGCGGTGGTGGTGCCGCCGATGGAGGCGAGGGTGTCGCCGTCGCGGAGGGTGAGCTTGTCGTTGGAGCCGATGACGGCGCCGCCGGTGCCGGTGACGCGGAGGTTTGTCCAGTCGAGCGCGTTTGTGCCGGTGGCGCCGTTGAAGCCGGGGGTGACGGAGAGGTCAAGAAAACCGCCGTCGAGGATGAAGGTGTGCGCGGTGGCCGCGGCGGCGGCGGGGGAGAAGTCGCGGAGCAGGACGGCGCCGTCCACGACGCGCGTGACGGCGGTGGCGGCGAGGAGGTTTTCGCCGGCGGTGGCGGCGGAGAGCGTGAGCGCGCCCGCGCCGAGTTTGGCGAGCGTGCCGGTGCCGGCGATGCCGCCGGAGAGGGTGACGGCGTGGGGGCCGGTGTCTATCGCGGGAACGGAAGCGGACGGGCCGTCCGCGCTCCATAGCGTGAAGGTGTCGGAGAACGCAAGGGCTCCGAGGGCGCGGAGGGTGCCGCTGGCGAGGGCGAGGCCGGCGCCGGCGGTGTTGAGCTGGGCGGCGGAGGAGATGGAGACGAGGCCGGCGTTGAGCGCGACACCGCCGGAGAAGGTGTTGGCGGAGTTGTCAAATATGAGCGCGCCCGCGCCGTTTTTCACGAGTTTGCCGGCGGCGCCGGTGATGAGCGCGCCGTTGACGGCGGTGTCGGCGGTGAGGGCCGCGCCGGTGAAGGCGAGCGTGCCGGTGTTGTCCACGAGCAGGTCGGAAACGGTGACGGCGGAGTCCAGGGCGATGCTGGCGGACGCCGCGCCGGTGAAGCGCACGGTGTCGCCATCCTGGAATTTGGTTTTGCCGCCGGTGTCGCCGTTGTAGCCCTGCCAGTTGGCGAGGCCGATGTTCCAGCGGGCGGTGCCGCTGGCGCCGGTCCACTCCATGTAGCGGGAGTCGTCGGCGCCGTAGATGTAGAGGAGGGTGCCGCTGGCGGCGGCGAGTTCGCTGACGATGCGCAGGGAGTCGTCAACGAGGACGCCGTTGACCTCCAGGTTTTTCACGGCGGCGAGGGCGGCGGCGTTGCCGAGGGCGTAGGTGCCGGAGCCGATGACGCCGAAGGAGAGGGCGACGATGTTCGAGGCCGTGGCGGTGGTGACGGCGCCGGTGACGTTGAGGATGTCGGCGGCGCCGCCGGCGTGGATGGCGAACTGGACGCGGGTGGTGCCGGTGAGGGTGAGCGGGCCGCCGATGGCAAGCGTGCCGGAAGCGGAGGCGGCGTTGTCGGCGGCACCGACGAGGAGCGCGGCGTTGCTGACGGTGACGGCGCCGGTGAACGCGCCCGCGCCGCCGGCGGTCGCGCCGGGCGCGACGGTGAGCGGGCCGCCGAGTTTCGCGCCGCCGGCGAGGAGGAGGGAGCCGGCGTTGACGGCGGCCGGGGCGGCGAAGGCGGAGTTATCGATGGTGCGCAGGATGAGTTTGCCCGCGCCGGTCTTGACGAGCGTGCCGGAGCCGGCGAGGACGGCGGCGGACTCGACGGTGAAGCCCTGCGTGTCGAGGGTGCCGCTGGCGGCGGCGAGGGCGAGTGTGCCGGCGAGGGTGCCGGTGGAGCCGAGGATGTCGCCGTCGGCGCGGAGGGTGGCGGGGCCGGTGAAACTGACGGTGCCGGAGGCGTCGCCGAGTTGCGCGGCGCGATTGAAGGCGAGTGTGCCGCCTTCGATGTCGAGGCCGCCCGCGAAGGAGCCGGCGGCGTTGTCAAATATGAGCGTGCCCGCGCCTTTTTTCACGAGCTTGCCGGTGGCGGCGACGGTGCCGGAGGAGCCGAGGGAAACGCCGCCCGCGACGCCGTCCACCGAGGCGGCGGCGGCGCTGGCAGTGATGGAGCCGCCGGTGAAGGTGAGCGCGCCGGTGGAGGCGACCTCAATGTCGCCGGCGGTCACACCCGCGGCGGCGATGGCGACGGTGCCGCTGGCGGCGGCGGTGAAGCGGACGGAGTCGCCGTTGACGAAGTGGGTTTCGCCGTAGGCGGAGGTGGCGGCGTCGCTCCAGTTGGACGCGAACGTGTCCCATGTGCCGCCGTTCGCGCCCGTCCACGACATGCGCAGGTTGCGGTAGGAGGCGGCGAGGGTGATGTCGGTCGAGGTGAAGGTGGCGGCGATGCTGTTGCGGCCGGTGAGCGCGCCGCCGTTGACGGTGTAGGCGAAGTTGGCGGCGCCGGCGGTGACGCTGCCGGCGGAGATGATGGTGTAGGTGGCGTTGTCGAGGTTGAGGAGGTTGATGGTGGTGGTGCCGCTGGCGGCGACGGTGCCGCTGAGGGCGAGCGACGCGCCGGAACCGGCGGCGGCGAGGTCGAACTCCAGGCCCGCGCCCTGCGAGAGAGTGAGGTTGCCGGCAATGGAACCGGTGGTCACGGAGAGCGTCTGGCCGGAGACGCGGGCGAGGTCGCCGGCGTAGGCGGCGGTGTTCGAGAGCGAGACGAGCGGGACGGAAGAGGCGGAGGGTGCGGTGAGACGCCCGGCAGTGAGGTGGAGGGCGGGAATGTTGACGAGAGTGCCGGAGAAGGTGAGATTGCCGCCTTCCATCACGATGGCGCCGGGGCCGACGATCGTGCCGCTGAAAGTAGCGGGATTGCCCGGGACGCCGAACCAAGTGGTGTGCGAGAGGGCGATGGTGTTGGGGATGGCGGAAGCGGCGTTCACGCCCATGACGCGGACGCCGGTGCCGGTGACGCTGAGCGTGCCGGTGCCGAGCGCGGCGGTGTTGTTGATGCGGAGCATGCCGGCTTCGACGCGGACGCCGCCGGAGAAGGTGTTGGCACCGGCGAGGCCGAGGATGCCGGAGCCGGTTTTGACGATGGCGCCGTCGCCGGAGATGACGTTGGCGATGTGAACCCACTGGTCGTCGGCGCCGAGGCGGTCGGCAAAGACGGTGACGGTGTCGCCGACGGTGGCGCCGAGGGTGATGGCGCCGGCGCCGGTGATCTGGCCGGAGCCGATGATGGCGGAGTTGTGCGCGAGGGTGATGGTGCCGGTGTTGGAGAGGATTTGGGCGGTGCCGACGACGCCGTCGAGGCCGACCTGGAGGGTGCCGCCGGTCTGGATGGAGAGGGTTTTGTTGAGGTCGCCGCCGGCGGCGGAGGCGAGCGCGCCCTGGCCGCCGAAGACGGCGCCGGAGGCGACGGTGATGTCGCCGCCGAGTTTGGCGGAACCGGCGAGGAGGAGGCGTCCGGCCTGCACATTGATGGCGCCGCGCTGGGCGGAGGAGTCGCCGTCGGCGAGGACGAGGGTGCCGGCGTTGCCGGGGGTGTTGTTGATGTTGATGACGGTGTCGGCGAAGGTGCCGGTGCTGATGGAGTCGTGGGTGCCGGAGACGCCGCCGATCTGGACGGTGGCGTCGGAGGCGATGTTAAAGTTGGCGGTGGCGGAGGTGGCGAGGTAGAGGAAGCCGCCGAAGGTGCCGCTGGTGGAGGCGAGGTTGCCGGAGTGGGTGGCGGTAATGGTGGAGTTGTAGTCGAGGAGGCCGCCCTCGGGGAGGGCGATGGCGCCGCCCTGGCCTCCGTTGGTGATGTTGTCGGTGAAGATGGCATCGTCGAGGGTGAGCCAGACGTTGGCACCCCGCGCGTAGAGGGCGCCGCCCTGGCCGCCGCTGGTGTTGCCGGAGAAGGTGACGCGGGTGAAGGTGGAGCGGTTGGTGCCGCTGGCGGCCTGGCCGGAAAGCCAGATGGCGCCGCCGTTGCTGGCGGAGGTATTGCCGGAGAAACGCGAGTCGGTAAAGGTGTAGTCGCGGGCGGTGGCGGCGGCGGGGTTGTTAATCACAATGGCGCCGCCGTAGCGGGCGGAATTGTTGTTGGAGAAGGT
This genomic stretch from Termitidicoccus mucosus harbors:
- a CDS encoding family 43 glycosylhydrolase: MKRPLATLLALVFTAASAAATPPPADAPLVVKATKNPSGTFGLAVLNVSADAALFQPGPLRVSLWNGAPQKGISSLSRGYDKLSETAPGEWLGTGVMRGNYFSNGKQPPHDAVSFAFTDRWTVAGNTLRLRREVRVRGDAPGGFNSVIAMRVGGAKPWPEMEWFVPGAIYGNSDHLRDNSFGAANYYKPGNYTVWIREDRLPAPLLAARLPNGASVAVLNHVPDGATNSADGLSFTLDPLASEDFRFGSIVAEEKSDTGTAIGYAFPGTEGTLTYGPKGDRFNLSAVQRSRYRCSPLKDGFVHRYEVTFRLSTARDTNDLVAQNWRWAWQTLKPQVNPQPVETLRGCMADVLLENVVEHDGVTGIRQVIASEANPKPASAVTKSVLGFTGYALGSAEMMLAEADRDPAAPRSQAMRRAAEKIVATFLRLSVNPPVAEGFVLGGENNGALAADQNPMARPLTEKTPIYLRSFCDDMKSLMRAFTREKKAGRDHPEWLAWTRKFGDWLLTQQQPAGGFPRSWHATTGELFDSSPSGTFNAVPFFAQLYKITRHQPYLDAALRAGEFAWNSGHARARFTGGTIDNPDVIDKEAATISLEGYLALHAVTRDSKWLERAQVAADIAETWMRIWNIPMPSDATQDQIHWSIGQSTVGMQLVATGHTGDDTYMAWDVESYARLSRETGNPHYMDVAKILLHNTKAMVGRPGDHRGTRGPGWQQEHCWLDLPRGKGRHRAWLPWLPVSHLRGINDLIDYDPALYKQLATATADETAAVAERIAAAARQPVRQPTVSPSTGDAASRRPGVSEWKYDRGPDPKTTGSLRVDGEKIILTGDFSKGGKRFVAASCPIALPGATLATFKVKTDQKRLYVRLVDATGQRHQQEHTISRGEVSEITVPFLASLGKASWGGANDDRLHLPLRAIEILVAAAVSGATGAAEISDVLFTGKNASAGTFTNPIAVGADPFITRHGGAYYWSQSENDLGVAICKSDSPASLGERRVVWRAPASGPHSRQIWAPELHFLDGRWYIYAAASDGDNASHRMIVLESATDDPLGDYTFKAELYTGDNVAEKTQNRWAIDGTVLTHRDRRYFIWSGWEAGSGNGGQWLYAAPMGNPWTVSGNRVRLCGNADHLWERVGETDDGLGLNEGPQILQHGGRTFLIYSASGSWQPSYKLGLLELVGDDPLNPGAWRKHPKPVFSPTDKTFGVGHGSFTTSPDGTQFWHVYHAKRERANGWARAIFAQPFTWTADGFPDFGAPVAPGRPVAMPSQNTAASAAAPLALVWDTANTEFFARGGYGRAKRLSNGEIALVWADGPVKDTAVYIRKKPSASATAWGPRIRVATPEKAAAPGENPDYRYVNSEMIELADGRLFYTWNARPVVRDGHLPYKIMGAFSSDGGATWSAGRDLYVAGDTWRTGCWEPCPFQLPSGELQVWFSNEAATPDGDQDITVLRSLDNGATFLPPVVACYRKGNRDGMPVPVLLRDGTLVFSIEDTGVVARDGDKHVYKPVIIRPCEDWSAVVDGGSTRRWEVFPPEKNPARPVSGAGAPYLIRLDTGETVLSCQYRRLNEKQLNLRVVVGDASARNFANPTTPFPDLPEGAQAAWNSLCQVDDDTLLAVSTITGLPKNNGVWIATAKIRRAKKQP
- a CDS encoding beta strand repeat-containing protein gives rise to the protein MNRPQIPPPATIIRGNPLYGQAARAIRPLFLGILALAALAVSALAQTTAITTTGNAPARLTVTGTQVLDVADGVTYTFDHLATGTSSAIHLATAGAVFRTTGGGTTVFISNTTSGAGRGAAVRISASGTLDLQNVIFGDPASPALGNTNNNYGGALYASNTGFLKLRNASFYDNTATSGAAVAIETGASSDIANAVFLSSTASTLGGAILYNSTANSILASATFGVQGDPSRGNTANNRGGALVVYAAGTVAMTDVAFFGNKTTTATANQGGGAIHITAAGRATINGAVFEQNSSIAGGALQTFSTGTTTITSATFGNASDLSRGNSADAAGGAIDQQAGHLVLTDVAFYNNSTGTTANANGGAINVAGTGTLTINGALFASNSTTFTNRDGGAILFGAGAVATFTSATFSNNNSARYGGAIVINNPAAATARDYTFTDSRFSGNTSASNGGAIWLSGQAASGTNRSTFTRVTFSGNTSGGQGGALYARGANVWLTLDDAIFTDNITNGGQGGAIALPEGGLLDYNSTITATHSGNLASTSGTFGGFLYLATSATANFNIASDATVQIGGVSGTHDSISTGTFADTVININNTPGNAGTLVLADGDSSAQRGAINVQAGRLLLAGSAKLGGDITVASGAVFGGQGALASAAGGDLNKTLSIQTGGTLQVGLDGVVGTAQILSNTGTITLAHNSAIIGSGQITGAGAITLGATVGDTVTVFADRLGADDQWVHIANVISGDGAIVKTGSGILGLAGANTFSGGVRVEAGMLRINNTAALGTGTLSVTGTGVRVMGVNAASAIPNTIALSHTTWFGVPGNPATFSGTIVGPGAIVMEGGNLTFSGTLVNIPALHLTAGRLTAPSASSVPLVSLSNTAAYAGDLARVSGQTLSVTTGSIAGNLTLSQGAGLEFDLAAAGSGASLALSGTVAASGTTTINLLNLDNATYTIISAGSVTAGAANFAYTVNGGALTGRNSIAATFTSTDITLAASYRNLRMSWTGANGGTWDTFASNWSDAATSAYGETHFVNGDSVRFTAAASGTVAIAAAGVTAGDIEVASTGALTFTGGSITASAAAASVDGVAGGVSLGSSGTVAATGKLVKKGAGTLIFDNAAGSFAGGLDIEGGTLAFNRAAQLGDASGTVSFTGPATLRADGDILGSTGTLAGTLALAAASGTLDTQGFTVESAAVLAGSGTLVKTGAGKLILRTIDNSAFAAPAAVNAGSLLLAGGAKLGGPLTVAPGATAGGAGAFTGAVTVSNAALLVGAADNAASASGTLAIGGPLTLTGTTRVQFAIHAGGAADILNVTGAVTTATASNIVALSFGVIGSGTYALGNAAALAAVKNLEVNGVLVDDSLRIVSELAAASGTLLYIYGADDSRYMEWTGASGTARWNIGLANWQGYNGDTGGKTKFQDGDTVRFTGAASASIALDSAVTVSDLLVDNTGTLAFTGAALTADTAVNGALITGAAGKLVKNGAGALIFDNSANTFSGGVALNAGLVSISSAAQLNTAGAGLALASGTLRALGALAFSDTFTLWSADGPSASVPAIDTGPHAVTLSGGIAGTGTLAKLGAGALTLSAATAGENLLAATAVTRVVDGAVLLRDFSPAAAAATAHTFILDGGFLDLSVTPGFNGATGTNALDWTNLRVTGTGGAVIGSNDKLTLRDGDTLASIGGTTTAQQGLFVVVDAGAGGTATLTGSNNYAGRTLLQSGTLRINDNTRLGLLSLNREVRFTGSGAALEITGDGFVSNRPLALDENGVLSVAPGATTTWTGSITGAGKTLAKAGAGTLVLTNTGNSASLSYHVAEGVLETTPAALAARAVTADAGGTLALNLATSATHTPNLTGAGAFEKRGAGVLTLAAALGNTGAVRVAAGTLKAGANNQFSATSPLLVAPGATLDLRGTRQTAVSLSLDGALLVSATVNSNLGVILSSDYLKLTDSLAGTGTLAVSLSETSEDGSSPVNGPAPSSVVLIESGGNTADLAVSVTGADADAIFGWDVTRDGDNWLLGQKRFVPVVPAVAGINAALQIAAQSSFGLVQDRLASLRLLNNGRPRPGNDWFVAAAYRHDTVTAPLYRDAEATTRVLAAGVNLTPSAASARRKKSTLAYGIYTDFTETQLRLPDAETHTKTNALAASFAWQPNAAFHVETILRGAKTSHAVQVEGVDEFRIGATGAGAAVSLGYTLQTRSGWFVDLRERLSAHITSVEKQVTDSAHRVYDIADLTSIRAGAGVQFSRRILLRGKWAFRPSLRLDYDHEIKGGGATAILRYYDDERTRLRDRHEVTDDLSGGALTAGAGAAINFNPRLEAAANLSATLTGPLQDYALNLAFAWRW